In one window of Helianthus annuus cultivar XRQ/B chromosome 17, HanXRQr2.0-SUNRISE, whole genome shotgun sequence DNA:
- the LOC110921932 gene encoding protein TPX2 isoform X2, whose protein sequence is MTEDSVDVIIDPDYEFRAPKFYDFVKGETDDQIRETQLWFDTALAYAPSPIMHKIKTTRAFQLDTVCNFPETSEKEPVPSESTSSSHTLKKVDLEPEKHSANTERYPSEDATSNDEDVESVSNQLCVVEKPTELTKDLPSSNLTVEQTKTQITTYPSQGEEACTPKASQKNKNMLQTESKKQQTARRIASALKNPSTLESKNQTQAKCTKTPSTVRRDTNRTNKVCGTLNFAQENQAVKRQKLEEGKTRQMYIRDHAPVPFVSTAEMMRKFQTGTRDLNLPPRPSSLSHDDPPSQVMQRKTKLTLTRPKDPAFETSQRVRSVKLKSSAELEEEMMAKIPKFKARPLNKKILKAPTLPAMKRSTPQLPEFHEFHLETTERANQNAETSTVASTETAAASRVHQWKPHLTTPKTPPLQTLLRARPVKIKSTEELEKEELENAPKFKARPLNKMIFESKGEMGLFCNRKRQVTTPQEFRFATDERIPPASSNVADLFHKLSVHSVSHNQKQVTRNTAPNPFHLQTEERGAKKVKRFVTEVMHKQIEEEQAIIPKATPYQFTTDYPVVPPKPQPKQCTKPEPFRLESVARHEEEVRKDMEERKRLKEEEARMRMFKAQPILKEDPVPLPEKVRRPLTEVQEFDLHAQHRAVYRAEFDKKVKEKEMMYKRYRDEEESAKMMEEEKALKQLRRTLVPHARPVPNFSKPFLPQKSSKGVTKPKSPRLKIAERTERRKMVVAAASNMR, encoded by the exons ATGACGGAGGACTCAGTGGATGTGATAATTGATCCTGATTACGAATTCCGTGCACCAAAATTTTACGATTTCGTTAAAGGAGAAACTGACGATCAGATTCGTGAAACACAGCTATGGTTCGATACGGCTCTTGCTTATGCCCCTTCTC CCATAATGCACAAGATCAAGACTACAAGAGCCTTTCAGTTGGACACCGTTTGTAATTTTCCAGAAACATCTGAGAAG GAACCTGTACCATCTGagtcaacaagttcatcacatactTTGAAGAAAGTTGATTTGGAACCAGAGAAACACAG tGCAAATACTGAGCGTTATCCTTCTGAAGATGCGACCTCAAATGATGAAGACGTTGAAAGCGTTTCCAATCAG TTATGCGTTGTCGAGAAGCCAACCGAACTCACGAAAGATCTCCCTTCTTCAAATCTGACAGTTGAACAAACTAAGACCCAAATAACCACATACCCTTCTCAAG GAGAAGAAGCATGCACCCCTAAGGCTTCTCAAAAGAACAAGAACATGTTACAAACAGAATCCAAGAAGCAACAGACAGCCAGAAGAATTGCTAGTGCACTCAAGAATCCATCCACACTCGAATCGAAGAACCAAACACAAGCTAAATGCACCAAAACACCATCTACTGTGAGAAG GGATACAAATCGAACGAATAAGGTTTGTGGTACACTTAATTTTGCTCAAGAAAACCAAGCCGTAAAGAGGCAGAAGCTTGAAGAGGGGAAGACAAGACAG ATGTATATTCGTGACCATGCCCCGGTTCCATTTGTTTCAACGGCGGAAATGATGAGAAAGTTTCAAACCGGCACACGGGATCTGAATCTGCCTCCCCGTCCTTCTTCACTATCACAT GATGATCCTCCAAGTCAAGTGATGCAAAGAAAGACTAAACTAACACTAACTCGACCGAAAGACCCCGCTTTTGAAACATCTCAGCGCGTTAGATCTGTTAAACTCAAGAGTTCAGCAGAGCTCGAGGAAGAGATGATGGCTAAAATTCCCAAGTTCAAGGCTCGTCCTCTCAACAAAAAG ATACTTAAGGCTCCAACCTTACCAGCGATGAAGCGAAGCACACCTCAGCTTCCCGAATTCCATGAATTTCATTTGGAAACAACCGAAAGAGCTAATCAAAATGCAGAAACTTCAACCGTTGCATCAACAGAAACAGCAGCAGCCTCTCGGGTTCATCAATGGAAGCCTCATCTTACAACACCAAAAACACCACCTCTACAAACGTTATTAAGGGCACGACCTGTGAAGATCAAAAGTACCGAAGAACTAGAAAAGGAAGAGCTAGAGAACGCTCCCAAATTCAAGGCCAGGCCTTTGAACAAGATG ATATTTGAAAGCAAAGGTGAGATGGGATTGTTTTGTAACCGAAAGCGACAAGTTACAACGCCACAAGAGTTTCGTTTTGCTACTGATGAAAGGATTCCGCCTGCATCCTCAAATGTTGCCGACTTGTTTCATAAG CTATCGGTGCACTCGGTTTCGCACAACCAGAAACAAGTTACTAGGAATACTGCACCCAATCCGTTCCATTTGCAAACTGAGGAAAGAGGAGCAAAGAAAGTAAAGAGATTTGTAACGGAAGTGATGCACAAGCAGATAGAAGAGGAGCAGGCCATAATTCCCAAAGCTACCCCATATCAGTTTACTACGGATTACCCTGTG GTTCCACCAAAACCACAGCCTAAACAGTGCACCAAACCAGAACCGTTTCGATTAGAGAGTGTGGCAAGGCATGAAGAAGAAGTACGAAAGGACATGGAAGAAAGAAAGAGGTTGAAAGAGGAAGAAGCTAGGATGAGAATGTTTAAGGCACAACCGATATTGAAAGa GGATCCTGTTCCATTACCTGAGAAAGTCCGCAGGCCACTGACTGAAGTTCAGGAATTCGATCTGCATGCACAACACCGAGCAGTGTATAGAGCGGAATTTGACAAAAAAGTCAAGGAGAAAGAGATGATGTACAAAAGATACCGTGATGAAGAAGAGTCTGCAAAGATG ATGGAGGAGGAGAAAGCTTTAAAACAACTAAGAAGGACTTTGGTACCTCATGCAAGACCAGTGCCAAATTTCAGCAAGCCTTTTTTACCTCAAAA GTCATCAAAAGGAGTCACAAAACCAAAATCACCAAGACTGAAGATCGCTGAAAGAACAGAAAGAAGAAAGATGGTGGTTGCTGCGGCATCAAATATGAGGTGA
- the LOC110921932 gene encoding protein TPX2 isoform X1 translates to MTEDSVDVIIDPDYEFRAPKFYDFVKGETDDQIRETQLWFDTALAYAPSPIMHKIKTTRAFQLDTVCNFPETSEKEPVPSESTSSSHTLKKVDLEPEKHSANTERYPSEDATSNDEDVESVSNQLCVVEKPTELTKDLPSSNLTVEQTKTQITTYPSQGEEACTPKASQKNKNMLQTESKKQQTARRIASALKNPSTLESKNQTQAKCTKTPSTVRRDTNRTNKVCGTLNFAQENQAVKRQKLEEGKTRQILNIETQILPHKTSPGVVSNSNLAIPSTRSRTEERKMYIRDHAPVPFVSTAEMMRKFQTGTRDLNLPPRPSSLSHDDPPSQVMQRKTKLTLTRPKDPAFETSQRVRSVKLKSSAELEEEMMAKIPKFKARPLNKKILKAPTLPAMKRSTPQLPEFHEFHLETTERANQNAETSTVASTETAAASRVHQWKPHLTTPKTPPLQTLLRARPVKIKSTEELEKEELENAPKFKARPLNKMIFESKGEMGLFCNRKRQVTTPQEFRFATDERIPPASSNVADLFHKLSVHSVSHNQKQVTRNTAPNPFHLQTEERGAKKVKRFVTEVMHKQIEEEQAIIPKATPYQFTTDYPVVPPKPQPKQCTKPEPFRLESVARHEEEVRKDMEERKRLKEEEARMRMFKAQPILKEDPVPLPEKVRRPLTEVQEFDLHAQHRAVYRAEFDKKVKEKEMMYKRYRDEEESAKMMEEEKALKQLRRTLVPHARPVPNFSKPFLPQKSSKGVTKPKSPRLKIAERTERRKMVVAAASNMR, encoded by the exons ATGACGGAGGACTCAGTGGATGTGATAATTGATCCTGATTACGAATTCCGTGCACCAAAATTTTACGATTTCGTTAAAGGAGAAACTGACGATCAGATTCGTGAAACACAGCTATGGTTCGATACGGCTCTTGCTTATGCCCCTTCTC CCATAATGCACAAGATCAAGACTACAAGAGCCTTTCAGTTGGACACCGTTTGTAATTTTCCAGAAACATCTGAGAAG GAACCTGTACCATCTGagtcaacaagttcatcacatactTTGAAGAAAGTTGATTTGGAACCAGAGAAACACAG tGCAAATACTGAGCGTTATCCTTCTGAAGATGCGACCTCAAATGATGAAGACGTTGAAAGCGTTTCCAATCAG TTATGCGTTGTCGAGAAGCCAACCGAACTCACGAAAGATCTCCCTTCTTCAAATCTGACAGTTGAACAAACTAAGACCCAAATAACCACATACCCTTCTCAAG GAGAAGAAGCATGCACCCCTAAGGCTTCTCAAAAGAACAAGAACATGTTACAAACAGAATCCAAGAAGCAACAGACAGCCAGAAGAATTGCTAGTGCACTCAAGAATCCATCCACACTCGAATCGAAGAACCAAACACAAGCTAAATGCACCAAAACACCATCTACTGTGAGAAG GGATACAAATCGAACGAATAAGGTTTGTGGTACACTTAATTTTGCTCAAGAAAACCAAGCCGTAAAGAGGCAGAAGCTTGAAGAGGGGAAGACAAGACAG ATTTTGAATATCGAAACACAAATCTTGCCCCACAAAACAAGTCCAGGGGTTGTTAGCAACTCCAACTTAGCCATCCCATCAACAAGATCTCGAACGGAAGAAAGAAAG ATGTATATTCGTGACCATGCCCCGGTTCCATTTGTTTCAACGGCGGAAATGATGAGAAAGTTTCAAACCGGCACACGGGATCTGAATCTGCCTCCCCGTCCTTCTTCACTATCACAT GATGATCCTCCAAGTCAAGTGATGCAAAGAAAGACTAAACTAACACTAACTCGACCGAAAGACCCCGCTTTTGAAACATCTCAGCGCGTTAGATCTGTTAAACTCAAGAGTTCAGCAGAGCTCGAGGAAGAGATGATGGCTAAAATTCCCAAGTTCAAGGCTCGTCCTCTCAACAAAAAG ATACTTAAGGCTCCAACCTTACCAGCGATGAAGCGAAGCACACCTCAGCTTCCCGAATTCCATGAATTTCATTTGGAAACAACCGAAAGAGCTAATCAAAATGCAGAAACTTCAACCGTTGCATCAACAGAAACAGCAGCAGCCTCTCGGGTTCATCAATGGAAGCCTCATCTTACAACACCAAAAACACCACCTCTACAAACGTTATTAAGGGCACGACCTGTGAAGATCAAAAGTACCGAAGAACTAGAAAAGGAAGAGCTAGAGAACGCTCCCAAATTCAAGGCCAGGCCTTTGAACAAGATG ATATTTGAAAGCAAAGGTGAGATGGGATTGTTTTGTAACCGAAAGCGACAAGTTACAACGCCACAAGAGTTTCGTTTTGCTACTGATGAAAGGATTCCGCCTGCATCCTCAAATGTTGCCGACTTGTTTCATAAG CTATCGGTGCACTCGGTTTCGCACAACCAGAAACAAGTTACTAGGAATACTGCACCCAATCCGTTCCATTTGCAAACTGAGGAAAGAGGAGCAAAGAAAGTAAAGAGATTTGTAACGGAAGTGATGCACAAGCAGATAGAAGAGGAGCAGGCCATAATTCCCAAAGCTACCCCATATCAGTTTACTACGGATTACCCTGTG GTTCCACCAAAACCACAGCCTAAACAGTGCACCAAACCAGAACCGTTTCGATTAGAGAGTGTGGCAAGGCATGAAGAAGAAGTACGAAAGGACATGGAAGAAAGAAAGAGGTTGAAAGAGGAAGAAGCTAGGATGAGAATGTTTAAGGCACAACCGATATTGAAAGa GGATCCTGTTCCATTACCTGAGAAAGTCCGCAGGCCACTGACTGAAGTTCAGGAATTCGATCTGCATGCACAACACCGAGCAGTGTATAGAGCGGAATTTGACAAAAAAGTCAAGGAGAAAGAGATGATGTACAAAAGATACCGTGATGAAGAAGAGTCTGCAAAGATG ATGGAGGAGGAGAAAGCTTTAAAACAACTAAGAAGGACTTTGGTACCTCATGCAAGACCAGTGCCAAATTTCAGCAAGCCTTTTTTACCTCAAAA GTCATCAAAAGGAGTCACAAAACCAAAATCACCAAGACTGAAGATCGCTGAAAGAACAGAAAGAAGAAAGATGGTGGTTGCTGCGGCATCAAATATGAGGTGA